In one Lolium rigidum isolate FL_2022 chromosome 3, APGP_CSIRO_Lrig_0.1, whole genome shotgun sequence genomic region, the following are encoded:
- the LOC124696118 gene encoding UPF0496 protein 1 yields the protein MGNSSSSTSGSSKPHRPASSSDPGLPHAAAAEDLSSYEAACRYDPEVRTFDSTLQRRTSRAISTLAVGVEVRSMSLDSLREVTGCLLDMNQEVVRVILDCKKDIWKSPDLFDLVEDYFESSLHTLDFCTALDKCLKRARDSQLLLHVALQRFDDEEHTNSGADAPTAPSARYARTLHELRLFKAAGDPFTDEFFQAFQAVYRQQLAMLEKLQLRKHRLDKKVKKIKAWRRVSSIIFASTFAAVLICSVVAAAIAAPPVAAALAAAAAIPLGSMGKWIDSLLKGYQDALRGQKEVVSAMQVGTFIAIKDLDSIRVLINRVEMEISSMVDCIDFAERDEEAVKFGVEEIKKKLEAFMKSVEDLGEQADRCSRDIRRARTVVLQRIIRHPN from the coding sequence ATGgggaacagcagcagcagcaccagcgGCAGTAGCAAGCCCCACCgtccggcgagctcgtcggacCCGGGGCTGccgcacgcggcggcggcggaggacctGAGCTCCTACGAGGCGGCGTGCCGCTACGACCCGGAGGTGCGCACCTTCGACTCCACGCTGCAGCGCCGCACCAGCCGCGCCATCTCCACGCTGGCGGTGGGCGTGGAGGTGCGGTCCATGTCCCTCGACTCCCTCCGCGAGGTCACCGGCTGCCTCCTCGACATGAACCAGGAGGTGGTGCGCGTCATCCTCGACTGCAAGAAGGACATCTGGAAGAGCCCCGACCTCTTCGACCTCGTCGAGGACTACTTCGAGAGCAGCCTCCACAcgctcgacttctgcaccgcgctcGACAAGTGCCTCAAGCGCGCCCGCGACTCCCAGCTCCTCCTCCACGTCGCGCTCCAGCGCTTCGACGACGAGGAGCACACCAACTCCGGCGCCGACGCCCCCACCGCCCCCTCCGCCCGGTACGCGCGCACGCTGCACGAGCTGCGCCTGTTCAAGGCGGCCGGGGACCCCTTCACCGACGAGTTCTTCCAGGCCTTCCAGGCCGTGTACCGCCAGCAGCTGGCCATGCTGGAGAAGCTGCAGCTGCGCAAGCACCGGCTCGACAAGAAGGTCAAGAAGATCAAGGCCTGGCGCAGGGTGTCAAGCATCATCTTCGCCAGCACCTTCGCGGCGGTGCTCATCTGCTCGGTGGTCGCCGCGGCCATCGCTGCACCGCCTGTCGCGGCGGCATTGGCCGCGGCTGCCGCAATTCCGTTGGGGTCTATGGGGAAGTGGATCGACTCGCTGCTGAAAGGCTATCAGGACGCTCTCCGTGGACAGAAGGAGGTGGTGAGCGCAATGCAGGTCGGGACGTTCATTGCTATCAAGGATTTGGACAGTATCAGGGTGCTCATCAACCGGGTGGAGATGGAGATCAGCTCCATGGTCGATTGCATCGACTTTGCGGAGCGGGATGAGGAGGCGGTCAAGTTCGGCGTCGAGGAAATCAAGAAGAAGCTGGAGGCATTCATGAAGAGTGTCGAGGATCTTGGGGAGCAGGCAGATCGGTGTAGCCGAGACATCCGTCGGGCAAGGACTGTCGTGCTACAAAGGATCATCCGGCACCCTAACTGA